The following are encoded in a window of Arctopsyche grandis isolate Sample6627 chromosome 2, ASM5162203v2, whole genome shotgun sequence genomic DNA:
- the LOC143922506 gene encoding zinc finger MYM-type protein 1-like codes for MDIENNNESGLVVEINNNCNCLIENVLKRRFASLPFNEKEIIVKSPKPTPILNIQSKTKTFKRYFNTETYEKISWICGCAHLTKLFCWPCILFSQEVNVWSKFGFSDLNNLSKSRKRHECSQAHICSAAQFKKFGKGPRIENFLSAQFKANIEMHNKEVTANRYILSKLISAIYFLAKQEQPLRGHFEHQESENRGNYIELLYLLSESDIKLKTHLDNSTVFTGLSNHIQNDLVSAISKVLLDEIKTEIRASKFVSIIVDESTDISRKAQLSTIFRYVDENNEIQERFVGFVDVSPNRTANALFQHIHQHQQIHPWKNLVVWTN; via the coding sequence atggatatcgaaaataacaatgagagtggacttgtcgtcgagatcaataataattgcaattgtttaattgaaaatgtgctgaaaagaagatttgcttctctcccatttaatgaaaaggagattattgttaagagccccaaacccacaccaatattaaatattcagtctaaaacaaaaacatttaaaaggtattttaacacagaaacatacgaaaaaatttcatggatttgtggatgtgctcacttaacgaaattattctgttggccatgtattttattttctcaagaagtgaatgtctggagtaaatttggattttctgacctaaacaatttaagtaaatcgcgcaagagacatgaatgttctcaagctcacatatgttctgctgctcaatttaaaaaatttggaaagggacctcgtatagaaaattttttaagtgctcaatttaaagcaaatattgaaatgcacaacaaagaagttactgcaaatagatacattttgtcgaaattaataagcgcgatctattttttagcaaaacaagaacaacctttacgaggacattttgagcaccaggaatcggaaaatagagggaattatattgaattgctgtatctgttgagtgaatcagacataaaattgaaaactcatttagataactctacggtgtttactggactatcgaaccatatacaaaatgacttggtatccgcaatatcaaaagtcttgctagatgagattaaaactgaaatacgtgcatcaaaatttgtttccataattgtggacgaatctacagatatcagtcgcaaagctcagctatctactatttttagatatgtagatgaaaataatgaaattcaggagagatttgttggatttgtcgatgttagtcccaatagaacagctaatgctctttttcagcacattcaTCAACATCAACAAATTCatccttggaagaatttggttgtttggacaaattaa